A window from Bosea sp. ANAM02 encodes these proteins:
- the lptG gene encoding LPS export ABC transporter permease LptG encodes MLLLTTFGRYLTKRFTRAIVGVFSTFFFLIGTLDFVELMRRAGDSPIATTPRIVQLALFRAPAVAEQIFPFAALFGGMFALLTLSRKLELVVARSVGVSAWQFLQPAAAVAGVIGLVSIMIYNPVAAELKRKATALETRLFVRSGGKSGLSQEIWLRQRSVDGQAIIRAAGALPDEDGLLQVAFFIFNPDGSFKERIDARQALLRPGHWELSDARSTSATEEPQSYKSYVLATTLEPEQMRQSFTPPDAVGFWSMPAVIDRTQRAGLDTTPYELRYQSLMARPLLLIAMVLVAASVSLRFFRFGGVTKLVIGGVAAGFVLYVATHLSEELGSSGIVNPIVAAWLPAALGAMLGALALLHQEDG; translated from the coding sequence ATGCTGTTGCTCACCACTTTCGGCCGCTATCTGACGAAGCGCTTCACCCGCGCCATCGTCGGGGTCTTCAGCACCTTCTTCTTCCTGATCGGAACGCTCGACTTCGTCGAGCTGATGCGACGCGCCGGCGATTCTCCGATCGCGACGACGCCGCGCATCGTCCAGCTCGCCCTGTTCCGGGCGCCGGCGGTGGCGGAGCAGATATTCCCCTTCGCCGCGCTGTTCGGGGGGATGTTCGCACTGCTGACGCTCAGCCGGAAGCTCGAGCTGGTGGTGGCCCGCTCCGTCGGCGTCTCGGCCTGGCAGTTCCTGCAGCCGGCCGCCGCGGTCGCCGGCGTGATCGGGCTCGTTTCGATCATGATCTACAATCCCGTCGCCGCCGAACTGAAGCGCAAGGCCACGGCATTGGAGACGCGCCTGTTCGTCCGCTCCGGCGGCAAATCCGGCCTGTCCCAGGAAATCTGGCTGAGGCAGCGCAGCGTCGACGGCCAGGCGATCATCCGTGCCGCCGGCGCGCTGCCCGACGAGGACGGGCTGCTGCAGGTCGCCTTCTTCATCTTCAACCCCGATGGCAGCTTCAAGGAACGAATCGACGCAAGGCAGGCCCTGCTGCGTCCGGGGCACTGGGAACTCTCCGACGCCCGCTCCACCTCCGCCACGGAAGAGCCACAGAGCTACAAGAGCTACGTGCTCGCCACGACGCTGGAGCCGGAACAGATGCGACAGAGCTTCACGCCGCCCGATGCGGTGGGCTTCTGGTCGATGCCGGCCGTGATCGACAGGACACAGCGCGCGGGGCTCGACACGACGCCTTATGAGCTGCGTTATCAATCGCTTATGGCGCGTCCGCTGCTGCTGATCGCCATGGTGCTGGTGGCCGCATCCGTTTCTTTAAGATTTTTCCGGTTTGGTGGCGTGACCAAACTGGTGATAGGTGGCGTCGCGGCCGGGTTCGTGCTCTATGTGGCGACGCACTTGTCGGAGGAACTCGGATCGTCGGGGATCGTCAATCCGATCGTCGCGGCGTGGTTGCCTGCAGCATTGGGGGCAATGCTGGGAGCACTCGCACTCCTCCATCAGGAAGATGGGTGA